Part of the Sporomusa termitida genome, CCGCTGCCGCTACTGCCGCCGCTGCGGCCACTGCCGCGACTGAGGCCGCACAGGCTGTTTTAGACGCATATGGCACTTCTTCGTCAGTGCCAACATCAATTACGGTATATGACGTACAGGGAAATCCCTACAGTGTAAAAGGTACTTTTATGAAGACCGGTGAGAATACCTGGAGCTTTACCCCTAACGGCACCGTTGTTAATGATTCCGGGGTAATTGTCGCCAATGTTACGACTACACCCTCCACGATCACATTTAAGGCCGACGGCACCTATGATCAGACAAGCACCGTCAACACAATGACCATTGATCCTGCCGGCGGACCCTATGCCGGGGCCGGGGCTTTCACGATAACCCCCGATTTTTCCGCCCTGACCCAGTATGGCGCGGAAGAATCGACAGCCAAGGCCACCGGCCGGGACGGGTATGCCGCGGGCACCCTGACGTCGGTGACGGTTGATCAGACCGGCGTTATTATCGGCAACTTTACCAATGGTGAGACCCAGACGCTCGCCCAGGTGGCGCTGGCGGTATTTAATAATCCCGCCGGCCTCAATAAAGTGGGCGACAGTATGTTTTCCCAGTCCAACAACTCCGGCGAGCCCCAGATTGGCTCCAGTGAAACCGGCGGCCGGGGCAAATTTACCCCCGGATCATTAGAGATGTCTAATGTTGACCTGGCCCAGGAGTTCAGTGAGATGATTGTTACCCAGCGTGGTTTCCAGGCCAATTCCAAGATTATTACTACCTCTGATGAAATGCTGCAGGAATTAGCCAACCTCAAGCGTTAAAGTAATGTAAGGCAGCGGGGGGGAGCACCTCCCCTCTGCTGCCTGTTTTTTCCTGATAATTAGTAGTTAGGGGGGGACAGGTGTGATAAAGGTAACCAAATTAAAATCTCAGGGCTGTGATTTTGTGGTCAATGCCGAACTGATTGAAACGATTGAAGAAACCCCGGATACAATGATAACCCTGACCAGCGGCAAAAAGCTGATTGTGGAAGAGTCAATGGATGAAATTGTCCGTAAGGTAATGGAGTATCGCCGCTCCTTATTCAGAAACACGCGCTAGTCAGGGCAAGGTCGATTTAAAGATGAATACCCTGCTGCGATTAATAAATACGCTGTAATGGAGGTGTGCCAGTGGCTGAAGAGGAAAAACCAAAAAAAATGTCGATGATGGTTATTATCATACTCATTGTGGTTGGCTTAATTTTAGCCGGTGGTATTTCGTACTTGATTGCTACCAGAGTTGTGGCCGACAAAACAACAGACAAAATTACTCAGCGTGAGCCTGGACAGTTTATCAAACTCGGCGATGCCAAAGAAGGCCTGATTCTTAATATTGGCGGGGTCAATAGTGGCCGCTACCTTAAAATTGGGCTGATTGTCGAGTTAAGACCTGATAAGAATGCGGCTTCCCAGGAAGGGAAATTGCCTTCTCCGGAAGAGATTAGGATATTGGATACGGCTGTTTATGTCCTAAGAACGCAAAAAATTGAAGATTTCGATCCGCTTAAACAAGATCAGTTAAAAGAGATGTTGAAAAATGAAATTAACAAGACCCTTGGTGAAGACCGCGTTTATGATATCTATATAACCAATTTTGTTTTGCAGTAGATTCATAACAATAATTTTAGTATAATAAAAATGCCTATCAGGTAAACTATATTCCTTTTTGATGCGAAAGGAGGGAAGCGATTGGCAGGGCCAGATGTTTTATCGCAAGCCGAGATTGATGAATTACTGTCAGCTTTGTCTACCGGTGTTGTAACGGCAGAGGAAATAAAAACCGAGCAAAAGCAGCGTAAAATTAAAACTTACGATTTTAAGCGCCCGGATAAGTTCTCTAAGGATCAAATACGCACGATCTATATGTTGCATGAAAACTTTGCCCGGCTGATTAATACCTATCTTTCGGCCCATCTGCGGACACTGATTCACATTGATGTTGCTTCTGTAGACCAGCTGACATATGAAGAATTTATCCGTTCCATGCCGAATCCCAGCGTGATCAGTATCTTTCAGATGCGTCCGCTTAAGGGAAATGCAATTTTAGAGATAAATCCCAATATCGTGCTGGCCATTATCGACAGATTGTTTGGCGGACCAGGCCTGCCGCCGGCCAAGTCGCGATCTTTGACAGATATTGAAGAAGCGATTATCCGACGGGTAATTAATAAGGCGATGGAGAGTATGCAGGAAGCCTGGAAACAGGTAGTTGCCGTTGAACCCCGGATGGAGGCGCTGGAGACTAATCCCCAGTTTACTCAGATTGTGCCGCCTAATGATATGGTGGTGCTCATCACTCTTCAGGCCAAAATCGGTCAGGCCGAAGGGTTAATGAATATCTGCATCCCCTATCTGGTGCTGGAACCAATCATGTCTAAGCTGACTACCAGCTTTTGGGTCTCTGCCTCGGCCGCCAGGCAGGCGTCGCCGGAATCGATCAGTGTTTTGCAGCGGAAGCTGGAAAAAACCCTGATCCCGGCGATTGTTGAACTGGGGCGGGCTACGGTTACTGTTCACGAATTATTGGATTTAGGTGTTGGCGATGTGCTGCAGCTGGAAACAAAAGCAGAGAACGAACTAAGTGTAATTATTGGCAACCGGGAGAAGTTCAAATGCAAGCCCGGGATCGTTGGTCATAAAAATGCGGTGCAAATTACGCAAGTAATTTCCCAAGGAGATGATAATGATGAGTGACGGATTTCTGTCCCAGGAAGAAATAGACGCATTGCTACGAGGCGAACCAGTCGCAGCCTCGCCATCTCCGGCTGGGTCTGACTTGTCAGATATTGAAAAAGACGCGTTAGGTGAGATTGGCAATATATCCATGGGCACTGCCGCAACCACGCTGTCGGTGCTGTTAGGCAGACGGGTGTCAATTACTACGCCCAAGGTATCCATTTCGAATCTTAATGAAATAAAACGTCAGTATCCGCTGCCGTATCTGGTGATTGAGGTTGGCTATACCCATGGCCTGTTAGGGACTAATATCCTGGCCATGCGTGAGCAGGATGCCCTGATCATTGCTGATTTAATGATGGGTGGAGACGGCTCTAACCCGCCGTCTGAGCTGAATGAACTGTATATGAGTGCTGTCAGTGAAGCGATGAATCAAATGATGGGCTCAACGGCAACCTCCATATCCACTATCTTTAAAAAGAAAGTCGATATAGCGCCACCCAAGGTTAATTTGCTGGATTTTGCCTTAGACCCCAATGTTACTAGCATTATTTCCGGTGATGAAGCGCTGGTGCGGGTGTCATTCCGGATGGAAGTGGAGGATCTGATCGACAGTGAGCTTATGCAGATCATGCCGCTTAATGTTGCCAAGGAAATGGTGGAAAATCTGATGAGTGCTGTGCAGGCCGCCGCGACCCCGCCGCCACCGCCGGCAGCGCCGCCCCAACCTGCAGCTCCCACACCGGCGGCGCCGGCTTACGCTCAGCCGGCCCCGCCGCCCCAACCGCAGCCTGTTCAGAATGTTGCTGTGCAGCCGGTCCAGTTTGCCCCTTTGAAACCGGCCGGGATGTCTGGTACTGACACGAATATTAATCTTATTATGGATGTACCACTGCAGATTACTGTTGAACTGGGACGAACCCGCAAACTGATCCGCGACATCCTGGAATTGACGCCAGGTTCGGTTGTCGAGCTTGACAAACTTGCCGGTGAGCCTGTGGATATTCTGGTTAATGGTAAACTAATTGCCAAAGGCGAAGTTGTCGTTATTGATGAAAACTTTGGCGTCCGGATCACCGATATTGTCAGTCCGATAGAGCGGGCGCATAATCTTCAATAACAACCCTGAATTTATTTGAGATAGGAGAGGTAAGTGAACATGGCGATTAGAGTTTTAATTGTGGATGATGCTGCATTTATGAGGATGATGATTAAAGACATCTTATCGAAAAACGGTTACGATATAGTAGGGGAAGCCGAGAACGGGCTTAAAGCCGTGGAGAAATATCAGGAACTTAAACCTGATTTGACTACTATGGACATAACGATGCCCGAAATGGATGGAATCACAGCCGTAAAAGAGATTAAAAAGGTTGACCCGGCAGCAAAGGTTATTATGTGCAGCGCGATGGGGCAACAGGCCATGGTGATTGAAGCCATTCAATCCGGGGCGCGTGACTTTATCGTGAAACCATTCCAGCCTGACCGTGTTCTTGAAGCTGTACGCAAGGCAGTTGGTTAGCAGTTTTTTAATGTGTACATATCGGCGTTACATCAGGTGTATCCTTATCATTTGCGGCATTGTAATATTTTGTGCGAATTATGGGCTGGCCGCTGGAGAACCGTCTGAGTATCTTAAGTATCAGGAGCCGCCGCCGCCAGCATCTTCTTGGTTTACCGCCAGTGGTTATGTTTTTTCCCTATTGCTGACTTTTCTCTTAGTGCTTGGCCTCGCCTATTTCACATCCCGTTTCTTAGGGCAAAAAATGAATGGATCTGCCGGGTTCAACAACCAGGGGACAATTCATTCGACCCTTGTTTTAGGCCCCAATCGTGCTGTTTATGTGGTGGAGACAGCAGGTAAGTTTATGGTATTAGGCGTTACTGAACAGAGTATTTCCCTGCTCCGGGAGATTACTGACCCGGAGGATATTGAACAGCTTAAAGCCCGGGCAGCCCTCGCTGTACCGTCTGAGCAGTTCGCAGATGTTTTTCAGCGCCAGCTGCTGGCCCTTAAACAAATAAATAAGAAATTTCCCGCTGTTTTTGGTTTAGACACTCAGGAAATAAACGAGAAGGAGCATGAGAACGTTAGAGGAAGAGGTAAATAGAGTGTCAAATTATAGTAACTATTTTAAGGTCTGGAGCAAGTATATTTGCCTGCTGGCTATTGTGTACCCCGTTTTTTTACCGGCAATAGCCGTGGCAGCACCCTTGATTCCTATTCCCAATTTTACGTTTGGGGTGGAACAAGCGACTACTCCCCAGGAGACGGCTCTCAGCCTGCAGATTCTGCTGACATTAACAGTGCTGGCCCTTGCACCTTCTATCCTGGTCATGATGACCTCCTTCACCAGAATCATTGTTGTTTTGTCTTTTTTACGCAGCGCCATGGGCACGCAGCAAATGCCGCCGAATCAAGTCCTGGTTGGCCTCGCCTTATTCTTAACTTTTTTTACCATGTCACCCTATTTTGCGCAGGTAAACACAAGTGCCTTGCAGCCTATGCTGGCCGGCACGATTGATCAGGAAACCGCTCTGGATGAGGCAATTAAGCCGATGCGGGAATTTATGTTTAAACAAACCCGCGAGAATGATCTGGCCTTATTTGTTAATTTATCAGAAATGCCGCGGCCTAATTCACCGGAGGATGTTCCGACCTCAGTCGTCATTCCGGCTTTTATTATTAGTGAACTTAAGACTGCCTTTCAAATTGGCTTTTTAATCTATATTCCTTTTATTGTCATTGATATGGTTGTGGCCAGCACCCTGATGGCCATGGGCATGATGATGGTGCCGCCGGTTATGATATCACTGCCGTTTAAAGTTTTATTGTTCATACTGGTCGATGGCTGGCATTTAATTGTCCGGTCACTGGTTACCAGTTTTAGCTGAAGGAGGGGGCGCTTATGTCGGGCGATATGGCCATCCAGATTGGGCGCGATGCGTTATCTATGGTTATGCTGGTTGCAGCCCCCATGCTGGGTCTAGGTCTGCTAGTTGGTATTCTGGTCAGTGTTTTTCAGGCGACGACCCAAATCCAGGAACAGTCACTGGCCTTTATTCCTAAAATCATTGCTGTTTTTGTTGCCATTTTGGTTTTTGGACCGTGGATGCTTAGCTTGGTAGTCGGGTATGCGCGGGAGGTATTTTTAAGTATTCCCAATATAATACGTTAGCTACAAAGGAGGCCGGAATCCTATAGATAGGTGGTCGAAAACATTTGGATTTGTTTGGATTATTGCAAGACCGGCTAGGGCTGTTTCTCCTGATTTTCGCCCGTATTAGCGGCATATTTTCCTCAGCGCCAATATTTGGCGCCCGCAATGTGCCGCTTATAGCCAAAGCAGGGTTGGCGTTAGTGATCGCTTATATTTTACTGCCATTGTTAATTCGACCGGAGTTTACTGCTCCCGAGGCTTTTTTGCTCTATGTGGGGTTGGTTACTGGTGAGTTTCTGATTGGCTTAATGCTGGGGTTTGCCTGTTCTTTTATTTTCTACGGCATACAAATGGCCGGCGCGCTGTTAGATACTCAGATTGGATTTGGGATGGTTAATGTTATAGACCCTCAGTTTGGACAACAGGTACCCCTTATTGGCAATTTCAAGTATATTTTAGCTTTGCTGGTATTCTTAGCGACGAATGGACATCATCTTTTTCTGGCTGCCTTATTTCAAAGTTTCCGGCTGATACCGGTGAGTTTTGGGGTTTTCCGGCCGGAATTGGCTGATATTGCCGTCGACATGGTGGCCGGGGCTTTTATCATCGCTCTTAAAATCAGTTTACCTGTGCTGGTATCGTTGCTGCTGACCGATGTTGCCCTGGGAATTCTCGCCCGTACTATGCCGCAAATGAATATTTTCGTTGTTGGTGTGCCGGGCAAAATTATTGTCGGCATTTTTGTACTATCTTTGGCATTACCCTTTTATATTGGCTTTCTGGAGGTCGTTTTTAATGGCACTTTCCGTGATATTTACCGCCTCCTGGCTGTCTTTGCGCCAGCTTAGCCCGCCCCGGTATAAACTGGCCACTTTTGATTTACAGTTGTTTAATGGCGAAAAAACTGAGGAAGCTACCCCGAAGCGGAAAGAAGAGTCTAAAAAGAAGGGGCAGGTAGCGAAAAGCAGCGATATGAGCGCGGTGTTTGTCATGATGGCTGCTTTCTATGCGATGAATTTGCTGGGAACCGGTATTTATGCCGAGTTAGCCGGCTGCATGACCGGGATTTTTTCTAGTTTGACATCAACAGATTTTACGATTAATTCTGTTCATATATTATTTCTGGGTCTTAGCCTTGTTTTTCTAAAAACGGTTGTACCGATCCTCTTAGTCATTTTAATCATATCAATCGCTGTTAACTATATGCAGGTCGGTTTCATTTTCTCAACTGAGGTTTTAATGCCCAACTTCAGTAAAATTAATCCGTTATCCGGTTTAAAGCGCCTGTTTTCTAAGCGGTCGCTGGTAGAACTGCTGAAAGCCCTCTTCAAGGTGGCCATCATCGGTTATTTTATTTACCGGTTTGCTGTTCTCCAGACAGCAGATATCCCGAAATTGATTAATATGGAGTTAATTGACTCTCTTAAACTTGCCGGATCACTGATCATTAACTTAGCCTTTCAGATCATTGGCGTTATGTTGATATTAGCAGCTTTTGATTATTTTTATCAATGGTGGGAGCATAACCAAAACCTGAAAATGTCAAAGCAGGAAATCAAAGAGGAATTCAAGCAAACTGAGGGAAATCCCCAAATTAAAGGCAAAATCAAAGAAAAACAACGGGCGATAGCGATGCGGCGAATGATGCAGGAAATACCTAAGGCCGACGTTGTGGTCACTAATCCCACCCACTTGGCTATTGCCTTAAAGTATGATAAAAACATGGCGGCCCCGGTAGTTGTTGCCAAAGGTCAGGATTTTCTGGCTG contains:
- a CDS encoding response regulator, with product MAIRVLIVDDAAFMRMMIKDILSKNGYDIVGEAENGLKAVEKYQELKPDLTTMDITMPEMDGITAVKEIKKVDPAAKVIMCSAMGQQAMVIEAIQSGARDFIVKPFQPDRVLEAVRKAVG
- the fliR gene encoding flagellar biosynthetic protein FliR; its protein translation is MDLFGLLQDRLGLFLLIFARISGIFSSAPIFGARNVPLIAKAGLALVIAYILLPLLIRPEFTAPEAFLLYVGLVTGEFLIGLMLGFACSFIFYGIQMAGALLDTQIGFGMVNVIDPQFGQQVPLIGNFKYILALLVFLATNGHHLFLAALFQSFRLIPVSFGVFRPELADIAVDMVAGAFIIALKISLPVLVSLLLTDVALGILARTMPQMNIFVVGVPGKIIVGIFVLSLALPFYIGFLEVVFNGTFRDIYRLLAVFAPA
- the fliQ gene encoding flagellar biosynthesis protein FliQ translates to MSGDMAIQIGRDALSMVMLVAAPMLGLGLLVGILVSVFQATTQIQEQSLAFIPKIIAVFVAILVFGPWMLSLVVGYAREVFLSIPNIIR
- a CDS encoding flagellar FlbD family protein; this encodes MIKVTKLKSQGCDFVVNAELIETIEETPDTMITLTSGKKLIVEESMDEIVRKVMEYRRSLFRNTR
- the flhB gene encoding flagellar biosynthesis protein FlhB; protein product: MALSVIFTASWLSLRQLSPPRYKLATFDLQLFNGEKTEEATPKRKEESKKKGQVAKSSDMSAVFVMMAAFYAMNLLGTGIYAELAGCMTGIFSSLTSTDFTINSVHILFLGLSLVFLKTVVPILLVILIISIAVNYMQVGFIFSTEVLMPNFSKINPLSGLKRLFSKRSLVELLKALFKVAIIGYFIYRFAVLQTADIPKLINMELIDSLKLAGSLIINLAFQIIGVMLILAAFDYFYQWWEHNQNLKMSKQEIKEEFKQTEGNPQIKGKIKEKQRAIAMRRMMQEIPKADVVVTNPTHLAIALKYDKNMAAPVVVAKGQDFLAERIKQIARDNKVAVVENKPLARALYPVVEVGNVIPPELYQAVAEVLAYVYRLKKRLS
- the fliY gene encoding flagellar motor switch phosphatase FliY, whose product is MSDGFLSQEEIDALLRGEPVAASPSPAGSDLSDIEKDALGEIGNISMGTAATTLSVLLGRRVSITTPKVSISNLNEIKRQYPLPYLVIEVGYTHGLLGTNILAMREQDALIIADLMMGGDGSNPPSELNELYMSAVSEAMNQMMGSTATSISTIFKKKVDIAPPKVNLLDFALDPNVTSIISGDEALVRVSFRMEVEDLIDSELMQIMPLNVAKEMVENLMSAVQAAATPPPPPAAPPQPAAPTPAAPAYAQPAPPPQPQPVQNVAVQPVQFAPLKPAGMSGTDTNINLIMDVPLQITVELGRTRKLIRDILELTPGSVVELDKLAGEPVDILVNGKLIAKGEVVVIDENFGVRITDIVSPIERAHNLQ
- a CDS encoding FliO/MopB family protein, with product MCTYRRYIRCILIICGIVIFCANYGLAAGEPSEYLKYQEPPPPASSWFTASGYVFSLLLTFLLVLGLAYFTSRFLGQKMNGSAGFNNQGTIHSTLVLGPNRAVYVVETAGKFMVLGVTEQSISLLREITDPEDIEQLKARAALAVPSEQFADVFQRQLLALKQINKKFPAVFGLDTQEINEKEHENVRGRGK
- the fliP gene encoding flagellar type III secretion system pore protein FliP (The bacterial flagellar biogenesis protein FliP forms a type III secretion system (T3SS)-type pore required for flagellar assembly.) → MCLLAIVYPVFLPAIAVAAPLIPIPNFTFGVEQATTPQETALSLQILLTLTVLALAPSILVMMTSFTRIIVVLSFLRSAMGTQQMPPNQVLVGLALFLTFFTMSPYFAQVNTSALQPMLAGTIDQETALDEAIKPMREFMFKQTRENDLALFVNLSEMPRPNSPEDVPTSVVIPAFIISELKTAFQIGFLIYIPFIVIDMVVASTLMAMGMMMVPPVMISLPFKVLLFILVDGWHLIVRSLVTSFS
- a CDS encoding flagellar basal body-associated FliL family protein encodes the protein MAEEEKPKKMSMMVIIILIVVGLILAGGISYLIATRVVADKTTDKITQREPGQFIKLGDAKEGLILNIGGVNSGRYLKIGLIVELRPDKNAASQEGKLPSPEEIRILDTAVYVLRTQKIEDFDPLKQDQLKEMLKNEINKTLGEDRVYDIYITNFVLQ
- the fliM gene encoding flagellar motor switch protein FliM is translated as MAGPDVLSQAEIDELLSALSTGVVTAEEIKTEQKQRKIKTYDFKRPDKFSKDQIRTIYMLHENFARLINTYLSAHLRTLIHIDVASVDQLTYEEFIRSMPNPSVISIFQMRPLKGNAILEINPNIVLAIIDRLFGGPGLPPAKSRSLTDIEEAIIRRVINKAMESMQEAWKQVVAVEPRMEALETNPQFTQIVPPNDMVVLITLQAKIGQAEGLMNICIPYLVLEPIMSKLTTSFWVSASAARQASPESISVLQRKLEKTLIPAIVELGRATVTVHELLDLGVGDVLQLETKAENELSVIIGNREKFKCKPGIVGHKNAVQITQVISQGDDNDE